TCGAATTCGGCAAAAGCCTCAAATCCCATTGCCCAGGAATCCAAAGTGATAGTCCTCGGAGTGTCGAATACGGCAGGGGGCATTGTCGAAATCGGCGACTTCATCTTCCGAGACAGTCTTCCTGAAAGCGCTGTCCAGCCGAATACTATCCAGATGACCATGGACAAGTTGGGCTACAAAAAAGTAGCCGTCATGTACGGTGATGATGACGTGTTCACCAAAGGCGGTTATGACGTGTTCAAGAAGGTGCTTGAAGAAAAAGGCATCCAGGTATTGACCACGGAAACATTCAAGAGGAAGGATACCGATTTTTCGGCTCAACTCACCAAAATTAAAGGTCTTAATCCGGAACAGATAATCGTCTCTGCGCTGGCGGAAGAAGCAGCAGGAATAATGACGCAAGGGCGACAGCTCGGCATTCCCGAATCGGTCCACTTCATAGGCGGGAATGGCTTCAATTCTCCTAAACTGGCGCAGCTTGCCGGCCCATTTGCAGAAGGTGCAATTTCCGGTGCTGCCTGGTTCATAGGTAATGACACGCCGGGAAACAAGGCTTTTGTGGAAGCCTACAAGGCGCGTTATGGTTCCAATCCGGACCAATTCGCTGCTCAGGCTTATGCCGGTGTTTACATACTCGCACACGCGATTAAAACAGCAGGTTCTGCCGATTCGAAGGCTGTCAGGGACGTCCTGGCAAAGATTAAGGATCTGGACACGGTTCTCGGAAAATTCTCCATGAATGAGAAACGGGACCCGGTACACTCTCCAGTCGTGCAGATCATCAAGAATGGAAAATTTGAATTATTCCAATAATGGACACCCGGAAAGGGAGGGCGAGACATCACTCGCCTCCCCATTTCCGGTGAGGTTACCTGTATGACCCAACTGCCCCAGCAATTGATTAACGGTATATGGCAAGGAGCTGCTCTCGCTCTCTTTGCCATGGGATACACATTGGTTTTCGGTGTCCTGAATATTGTTAATCTGGCTCACGGCGCGACGTTCATGTGGGGTGCATTCTTTGCATTTCTCTGTGTCACAAAGCTTAATTGGCCTCTCTGGGCAGCTATCCCGGTGGCAATGGTCGGGGCAGGGGTGCTCGCTGTATTGATCGATCGCCTCGCGTTCAAACCGCTTCGCTCTTTGACGGCAGGGGGGCTGGTTCTTTGGGGTGCGTTTATTCTGCTCATAGTGGGCATGGTGGGTGAGTGGGCTCACCCCGTGAAAATGGGAATAACCATAGTCGCTTCTGTGCTCATGGCTGTGGGTTTTGTGCAGGACTATCGATCGATCAGACCTTTGCGGCAGCGTGAAGTCCCGCACCTGTCCCCGATGATCTCCTCCATTGGGGCCACGTTCATCCTTGTCAGCCTGGCCATTGGTGCATTTGGAGCACAGGTTTCGCGGTTTCCGCTCAATCTCTTTCCTGCCATGCCGTACCACATAACCAAAGATGCCGTTATCTCTCCCATACAGGCATTAGTGCTGGTGCTGTCATTGATCCTCATGCTGGTGCTCAATCTGTTACTGAAGCGTACCCAGATGGGAAGAGCGATAAGGGCCATAGCCTGGAACGAGCGTACCGCACGACTCCTGGGCATCAACGTTGATTTTGTGGTAGCCCAGACCTTCTTCATTTCAGGGGCTCTTGCCGGAGCGGCGGGAGTGCTCCTCGGGCTGGCATTCAATCGCCTGGAGCCAACAATGGGCCACGAGGTGGAATTGGCCGGTCTCACGGTGATCATTGTGGGAGGTATGGGCAGCATAGGTGGCGCGGCTTTGGCCGCTTTTCTCGTGGGAATGATACGGGTTCTGAGTGTGGCTTATGTGGACAGCAGTTTCCGGGATGCGTTTGTTTTCGGATTGCTGATCCTTGTCCTTCTCGTACGTCCTAGCGGCATTTTCGGTCGTAGCAAAACCGTACGAGCTTAAAAGGCGAAGTTCCAGGGCGGACACGTTAATCTTATGCCGGAATTTATCACGAACAATCTTTCGATTATCAATTTTGTGTTGATAAACATCGCACTCGGTCTCAGCATTTACTTGACGCTTGCAACCGGGCTTCTGTCTCTTTCGAATGCAGGGTTTATGGCGATAGGCGCTTACACAGTAGCCATTCTGCTCACAAAAGCTCAGTTGCCACTGAGTCTTGGCCTTATTGTGGCCATTCTGCTTGCCGCTGCGGTTGCTCTGCCATTCGGAATGCTGGTACTACGACTGCGTGACATCTATTTGGCCATCGCCACCCTTGGATTCGGAGAAATAATCAGAATAATCGCACTCAACGGTGACAAGCTTGTTCGCTTATTCAGCAAGGATAAGGACATAACTGTTTTTCAGGGGGCAGAAGGAATCACTCTGACGTACACTACTCCACCGACGATTCTCGGGCTGCCCGAAACCACATGGTCCGTTCTGCTTTATGTGATAATAGTAGCTTACCTGCTTGCTACACTGCAGTATTCCCGGTACGGCAGGATCATGGCTGCCATCAGGCAGGATGAAACCGCTGCCTCCACTCTGGGAATCAATGTGGTGCGTTACAAGCTGTTGGTTTTTGTGTTGGGAGCGATAATTGCCGCCGGTGCAGGTGCACTCAGTGTTCCCATCGTACGAGTCATAGATCCCCATAACTATGTTTTCGGCCGAGCAGTCGACATCTTGGCTTACGCGGTGCTGGGGGGCATGACCCACTGGGCGGGTCCGATCATAGGGGCCACCGTGCTTACGTCATTGCCCGAAGTGCTACGCTTTCTCAAGGACCAAAGGGACATCGTTAACGGCCTGATCATCATGTTGTCCATCATCTATCTGCCGTCGGGGTTGGCGGATCCTCGGATTTGGGATTTCTTCAAGAAGAAACTGTCATTTTCGAAGAGTTCAAGACGAGGTACATAATTATCATAAAATCGGGTCATTGAAGCGACCCGGGAAAGCAATTCGGCGACAATTCTCTGTTCGCGAGTTTCAAGTATCCGGCAGATGCAGTCGCAAATCTCGAACAAGAGGTAGTTCATTAATGGCGCAACAACCAGCCGGACCGCTGCTGGAAATAAAAGCTGTGACCCGAATGTTCGGCGGTCTTATGGCGCTGGATGAAGTGTCGTTTCAGGTGCCGCAAGGAGCGATCTGCGGCTTGATCGGACCGAATGGAGCGGGCAAGACTACTCTGATCAATGTGATAAGCGGACTGGTGCCCGTCACGAAAGGGGACATCTTACTGGATGGCCAATTGATAAGCGGACTGCCGCCTCATCGGATCGCCCAACAGGGAATCGGACGCACGTTCCAGAATATTCGTCTCTTCTCGGAACTTTCAGTACTTGAGAACGTTATGATGGGGCATCATCTTAAGCAGCGCGGGACCTTGATCGAGACTCTGTTGCGTCTTCCACGTAGTCGTAAAGATGAACGGCTTTCATCAGAGGAGTCTTTGAAATTGCTTCGCCGGTTGAACATGGAACATCTGGCGCATGTTCCTGCGAAGGCACTGTCTTATGGGGATCAAAGACGGGTAGAGATCGCCCGTGCTCTGGCTGTGGAGCCTCGCCTTCTCCTTTTGGACGAACCCGCTGCAGGTATGAACAGCACTGAGACGGCACAGCTTACGGACTTCCTGCTTGAGTTAAGCAAGACTTCGCTGACACTTCTCGTTATCGAACATGATATGGACTTGATCATGCGTATCAGCGATCTTGTGGTAGTCCTTAATTTTGGAGTAAAAATTGCCGACGGACCGCCCGGTTCCGTCCGAGATGACCCTCTGGTGGTTGAGGCATATCTTGGCGAAGATGAAGATTAA
The sequence above is a segment of the Desulfomonile tiedjei DSM 6799 genome. Coding sequences within it:
- a CDS encoding branched-chain amino acid ABC transporter permease, giving the protein MPEFITNNLSIINFVLINIALGLSIYLTLATGLLSLSNAGFMAIGAYTVAILLTKAQLPLSLGLIVAILLAAAVALPFGMLVLRLRDIYLAIATLGFGEIIRIIALNGDKLVRLFSKDKDITVFQGAEGITLTYTTPPTILGLPETTWSVLLYVIIVAYLLATLQYSRYGRIMAAIRQDETAASTLGINVVRYKLLVFVLGAIIAAGAGALSVPIVRVIDPHNYVFGRAVDILAYAVLGGMTHWAGPIIGATVLTSLPEVLRFLKDQRDIVNGLIIMLSIIYLPSGLADPRIWDFFKKKLSFSKSSRRGT
- a CDS encoding ABC transporter substrate-binding protein, whose protein sequence is MKARSTVFFVLLALLAVGFGVYGTTIANAEKGLEGEIPMGAVWSLTGDAAVYGSSQKNASILAVDEINKSGMLGTAKIKLITEDDRSTKEGAIAAFDNLIKKNKVIAILGPTLSNSAKASNPIAQESKVIVLGVSNTAGGIVEIGDFIFRDSLPESAVQPNTIQMTMDKLGYKKVAVMYGDDDVFTKGGYDVFKKVLEEKGIQVLTTETFKRKDTDFSAQLTKIKGLNPEQIIVSALAEEAAGIMTQGRQLGIPESVHFIGGNGFNSPKLAQLAGPFAEGAISGAAWFIGNDTPGNKAFVEAYKARYGSNPDQFAAQAYAGVYILAHAIKTAGSADSKAVRDVLAKIKDLDTVLGKFSMNEKRDPVHSPVVQIIKNGKFELFQ
- a CDS encoding branched-chain amino acid ABC transporter permease, which translates into the protein MTQLPQQLINGIWQGAALALFAMGYTLVFGVLNIVNLAHGATFMWGAFFAFLCVTKLNWPLWAAIPVAMVGAGVLAVLIDRLAFKPLRSLTAGGLVLWGAFILLIVGMVGEWAHPVKMGITIVASVLMAVGFVQDYRSIRPLRQREVPHLSPMISSIGATFILVSLAIGAFGAQVSRFPLNLFPAMPYHITKDAVISPIQALVLVLSLILMLVLNLLLKRTQMGRAIRAIAWNERTARLLGINVDFVVAQTFFISGALAGAAGVLLGLAFNRLEPTMGHEVELAGLTVIIVGGMGSIGGAALAAFLVGMIRVLSVAYVDSSFRDAFVFGLLILVLLVRPSGIFGRSKTVRA
- a CDS encoding ABC transporter ATP-binding protein, with the translated sequence MAQQPAGPLLEIKAVTRMFGGLMALDEVSFQVPQGAICGLIGPNGAGKTTLINVISGLVPVTKGDILLDGQLISGLPPHRIAQQGIGRTFQNIRLFSELSVLENVMMGHHLKQRGTLIETLLRLPRSRKDERLSSEESLKLLRRLNMEHLAHVPAKALSYGDQRRVEIARALAVEPRLLLLDEPAAGMNSTETAQLTDFLLELSKTSLTLLVIEHDMDLIMRISDLVVVLNFGVKIADGPPGSVRDDPLVVEAYLGEDED